The sequence GCTTTTGGATTCGTGAACCCGTGGTTTATTATTCACAATATAGTCCAGCATTGTTGGTGCTGTTTCTCATTGGATTGCCTATTTTATCGCTGCTGACTATTATTCTACTGGCGCGGCAATTAAATCGTCCGCTACGATATTTGCAGCGTGCTGCGACCAATTATATTCGGCTCAGTCATGCCACTACGTTGCCAACACAAAAAGGCCCTACGGAGATACGTCAGGTCAACATGGCATTCAATCGTCTATTCACGACGTTAAATCAAGCACAAAAAGAGCGTACGATTATGCTCGCTGGTATCTCGCATGATCTGCGAACGCCCTTAACTCGTATGCGTTTGACTGCTGAGATGCTACCTGATGACTTTTTTCGAGAGGGATTAATTTATGATATTGAAGACATGGATGCCATTTTAGAGCAGTTTATCTCATTTATGAAAGATGGCTCCGATGAGCCAGTCAGCCTAACCAATTTGGATACCATCTTTAATGAGATTATGGTGCAATTTGCACCAATGGAGTTCATCTATCAATCAGAGTGTCACAAAGTGGTTCCTGTGCGCCCCATGTCTATCAAACGCCTTGTGATCAATCTGGTCAATAATGCCAAGCGTTATGGCAAACCGCCCATTTACCTATCAGCGACTGTTGTGCCAACTTTTATAGAAACCATTGAAGAGGAAGATAGCGATGTCGTCAGTGAAAATGTCGTCAATAGAGAAGCGCAAGAACAATTGCTGATATGTGTGCGTGACTGTGGTGATGGCGTTGCAGAAGATCAGTTAGAACGTATTATGCAGCCTTTTGAGCGCGGAGAGACAGCACGTACCACACAAGGCAGTGGTTTAGGTCTAGCGATTGTCGATCGTATTGCCAGATTGCATCATGGGACGGTAGAAGCCATTAATCATCCCGACGGAGGTTTACAAGTGTGTGTGCGTATTCCTCTGCTTTCCAAGGTTGCTGGAGATACAACCATGGCAAACGATACAGAAAAAATGCCTGTCTTTAATGACAAGACTTGGAACAAAGAAGACTGATAGCAGTTGAATTGTTCATCACTAAAGCTAATAAATGCTCAAAACAATTCGCTGCGACTATTTAGGTGTATCACATCTAGTCTTTGTTTCCAATGATAGGTGGAATATATTTGGCGCTATTCGTAAACGCTAATGGCTGAGTAATATTTTCTTGCGCTGCTGTCAACGTTTGCGTCGTCGATGGCTGCTGCAAGAATAAATAGTAGCCCAACGTTATTGCATTTAGTACCACCAAACCACCAAATAAATATGGCATTCTTTGCCCTCCTCTGATTTAAAGCTATCTTTAAACCGTTAATAATAAAAATTAACCGACAATTCTATCTAAGGTGTGTATTCATTCTAAACATGAAATTGAGAACACTTCTTAGAAATTGAGCAAGTTTATTTGTCACACACTGCTTAATTGATGCCGCTATTTTTATACTAAAAAATAACGACAATCCTGTGCAGTGGCATTATTTATCTTCAAAACCACGCTCGCTTTTTTCTTGCGTCAGTTCATCAGCAGCCAAAATTTGTGTCAGTGGTTTGATAGGCCACGTCATGACAAATCGTGCACCGCCAAGCTCTCGGCTCTCATCGACTTTCATACTACCATTAAACCAAAAGGCAATGCGCGATACGATAGACAAGCCTAAACCATAACCGCCTGAAGCGCGTGTACGACTGTCATCTAAGCGTGAAAATGGAATAAAAACCTTTTCGCGATCTGCTTCTGGAATACCATGGCCATCATCCTCAACACTAACAAAAGCATTGCCCTTTCTGACGCCAGCACTAATGATAATCGTGGTCTCTGCATAACGTAAGGCATTGCCCGCCAAATTTTGAATCACACGGTGTAAATAACGCCTATCTGCGACAGCGGTGACTTTAGCATTCGGCAGCTTGGTCACTATTTTGATAGGCTTACCCAAGGCATTGGTTTCACGCTCAATCTGCTCCAATAACTCTCTAAGATTGACTGGTTCTAAATCCAGCTTTGGTGAGCCTTCCTCTAACTTGGCATAAGTCAAAATCTCATCAATCAAACCATTAAGCGCTTCTATATCTTCATCAATAAAATCACGCTGCATAAAACGCGAGTCTTCGTCATCCGTATCAGCCAACATATCAACGGCAAAACGAATACGAGCCACCGGTGTACGCAGCTCATGTGATACCGCTCGCGTTAATTCTCGCTGCGACTCAATAAGGCGCTTGATATGTGAGGTCATGGCATTAAAAGTCGCGGCTAAACGGGCAATTTCATCCTGCCCAATGACTTGAACTTGACTTTCAAGATTACCTTTACTCACCTCATTAACACCGACCTGAATCAACTGCAATTTACGCTCAAGTGGAAAAATCAACGCATACACGCCTAAGCTGATTAAAAACATGCTGATAAGAATCATACTAATAATCAGATTAAGTGGGAACCAATTGAATAATGGCACCGGACCAATCAATATCGCCATGTCATTGATTTCAGAAGGCACCACTACTCTAATAGCCGAATTACTTTTACTGCTATTGGTATCTTGTAAGGAAATAACCACTTCATCTCGGCGTAATCGTGCAAGCTGATCGGTATCCAAATCCAGTGTATTGACGGCTTTAAACTCTAAAGGAAAGGAAAACTTTTTTTCCAGTTCAGCCAAACGGGCACGCTTGTCAGATAACGTCACATAGTAAGACAAATCATCCAATAGAAATACAGCGATTGCCCGTACTTGCTGCTCAGTCACTTGCGATATTCTAGCGGTCAAAACGCTTTGATTGTCCGGTAGACGATAATACACATCGGCATAGACAGGTTGCTCGGTATAACGAACGACCGTATTGCCATTTTCAAAACGCCGCAGTTCACTGGCATTAAAGTCCACTTCATCAATAGGCAAAACTTTGAATTCTGAGCCAAATAAACTACTGGCATCAGACAACCAATATTCACGCTGCTCTTCACTTTCTTGATGAGCGATACCTTCACTCACCAGATGAAAAGCCCCTGTTGCCATGTTTTCACGGTAGGATTGGACGCGCTCTTTGTTGATGGTATCCATCAACAGTTGAGCAAACAATGCCACACACAAACAGACTATGAGTAGCCCAGCATAAATACGAACAAAGATACTGTGTTTTAAAGAAGAGACTAATGACATACGTGCCGTAACCAACTTAATGAATAAAAACTGCCGACATCATTCAGCAAACAAGCGCTGCGTGATAAATGATATCAAACACTGTTGAATAAAAAACCATTCTGGCTGCTGTATTTTAATTTATAACTGAGCATCACCTAAAATCCATTTACCTCATGTACATTTAGGCAGCACCCACAATAATTGCTTAATTAAACCACATAACGCTGTATTTAAGTTCAAAAATTAAAATTTAGCCACAAAAAAACCAGCCTAGTTGCTGGTTTCTTTGGTCATGCTAATGAGCAATAAGCCGTTGCCGGAGCAAAATTGACTTAGTTGCCTTCTTTAACGAACAAATACCCTTTACTACGAACGGTTTTGATACGTTTTGGATTTTCTGGATCATCACCGATTTTTGGACGAATGCGTGAGATACGAACGTCAATTGAACGATCTTGACCGTCATATTCGATACCACGTAGACGCTCAAAGATATCTTCACGCGAAAGAATTCGACCCGCATTAGAAGCAAGCAACCATAATAAGTCATATTCAGCACTGGTGAAATCAACCAACTCATCACCTAAATTCACAGAACGACCGCCATTGTCGATGACCAGTTCACCAAATTCTAGGCGCTGTGGCACATCTTCTGATGGGGCATTTTCTGAACGACGTAATAACGCACGAATACGTGCTAGCAAGACACGTGGCTGAGCAGGTTTAGCGACATAATCATCAGCACCCATCTCAAGACCCAGTACCTGATCCATATCTTCAGTACGCGCAGTCAGCATCAAAATAGGATTCTGATAATGCGGGCGTACTTCACGACATACCGTCAGTCCATCGCTACCAGGAAGCATGACATCAAGTACGACCAAATCTGGTTGTTCACTGACGATGCGACGAATAGCACGATTACCATCGGTTTCGATAGCGACTTCTAAACCATTTTTGACCAAGTAATCTTGAGTCAACATGGCCAGACGCTCATCATCCTCAACAATCAAAATTCGGGGGGTGTTGTCTTCTTCATTCGTTGTCATTGTTATATCCTCTAATACATCTCATTTAAAAGCAGTAAAAGTAAGAGCGGTAAAATTAATAGCACCATTAAGTGGCACAATTGATGTTGGTATAGCTGTTACAAACTTGGTAGCACAGTATACTATTAAACATACAGCTTCCTATACTATAGCTTATAGTCGTTAACAAAACCTATAAACTACACCCATTAAAACTTTAGTTTACGTCCAAAAATTATGAGCTTTATACAAATAATAGCAAGTGAAATGTTTTTTTACGACCCTTTCCTCACCTTAGTTTCTATAAGTAGTCAATCTTAATGTAGCGCACAGCGATAGGATACTTGATTGATACCGATACTTGTATTCCTGTTACGTCTAATATAGCGACATATCACCTTTGCTGCCAGTGACTTTTTCATCTATTATCCCAGTACTGCCTATTATCCTTCGATAAATAATTAGTAAATACATGGTTAGTGGATACATAGTTAGTTAACACTCATATTTAAAAAACTGGCTGTTGAGCTCAAAATTGCATCATAAATCGTGTATTTATCCTAGATCAACAAGCATAGAATATTAAATAATAAACATAAAAAAACAGCCCATGATGGACTGTTTTTTTATATCTGTGGTAAGAGTCAAAAGGAAACTCTAAAATTTTCCACAAAAAATTAAGCGCGGTTTTTGTACTTACGGATAGTCTGTAGCTGTGCGACAGACTCTGCTAATGATGCTAAAGCTGCATTAGTTTGTACAGTATCCGATTGATTAACCAGCATTTGCTCAGCCTTTTTACGTGCTTCGACAATTTTGCTTTCATCAAGGTTATGTGCACGCATCGCTGTATCAGCCAATACGGTAACCATCTTCGGCTGTACTTCTAAAACACCGCCTGATACATAAATCACTTCTTCTTCACCGTTTGGTGTTTGCACTCGCATCGCACCCGGTTTTAACAAAGTAATAAGCGGTGTGTGACCTGGCAATACACCAATCTCGCCTTCGGTACCAGTAGCTATTAACATGCTAATTTCGCCTGAATACAACTCTTCACGAGCACTTACGACGCGACATTGTAACGTTGCCATACTTAACTCCTTACGATCAAAACACAATCAAAACTGCGAGGCGTTACTAACTGGCAAATAGACTTTTTATAGCCTATCTGCCCTTTAGCAAATGCTAACACAACTTACGCTGCAGTAGATTTCATTTTTTCTGCTTTAGCAACAACTTCGTCGATGCCACCAGCCATATAGAACGCTTGCTCTGGTAGGTCATCGTATTCACCAGCGATGATTGCTTTAAAGCTAGCAATGGTATCGCGTAGTGGTACATATTTACCAGGTGCGCCAGTAAAGACTTCAGCAACGTGGAATGGCTGTGACAAGAAGCGCTGAATCTTACGCGAACGATAAACGACTAGTTTATCTTCTTCTGATAACTCATCCATACCCAAGATAGCGATGATGTCTTTTAGCTCACGATAGCGCTGCAAAATCTCTTGCACGCCACGAGCAACGTTATAATGCTCTTCGCCAATGACTAATGGATCTAGCTGACGCGAGGTTGAATCTAGCGGATCAACCGCAGGATAGATACCTTGTGAAGCAATATCACGACTCAATACAACCGTTGCATCCAAATGCGCAAACGTCGTTGCTGGTGATGGATCCGTCAAATCATCGGCAGGAACATATACTGCTTGCACAGAAGTAATAGAACCTGACTGAGTTGAAGTAATACGCTCTTGTAGCATACCCATCTCTTCAGCAAGTGTTGGCTGATAACCAACCGCAGATGGCATACGACCAAGTAGTGCTGATACTTCAGTACCGGCTAGTGTATAACGGTAGATGTTATCAACAAACAGCAATACGTCACGACCTTTGCCAGTGGCAGGATCTTTCGTATCACGGAAGTATTCAGCCATGGTCAAACCAGACAACGCAACACGCAAGCGGTTACCCGGTGGCTCATTCATCTGGCCGTATACCATCGCAACTTTAGATTTGCTAAAGTCTTCAGTGTTTACAACGCCCGCTTCTTGCATTTCGTGATAGAAATCGTTACCTTCACGTGTACGCTCACCAACACCAGCAAATACTGACAAACCTTCATGTTTTAGAGCGATGTTATTGATCAGCTCCATCATGTTAACGGTTTTACCAACACCAGCACCACCAAACAGACCAACTTTACCACCTTTAGCAAACGGGCAAAGTAGATCAATAACTTTAATACCAGTTTCTAACAGCTCAGTGCTGTTTGACTGATCCGCGTAGCTTGGCGCTTCACGGTGGATAGACCATTTTTCATCAGCCTCTACAGGACCTTCTTCATCGATAGGACGACCAAGAACATCCATGATACGGCCAAGCGTACCAATACCAACAGGCACAGCAATAGGCGCACCAGTGTTAGTGACTGTTAAGTTACGCTTTAGGCCTTCAGTTGAACCCATTGCGATAGTACGGACGATGCCATCACCTAGTTGTTGCTGTACTTCTAGGGTGGTTTCGGTACCATCTACTTGCAAGGCATCATAAATCTGAGGAACTTCACTACGGTTGAACTCAACGTCAAGAACCGCGCCAATAATCTGTACAATACGACCGCTACTCATTGCGTTCTCCTTGAACTTCTGTATATAGTGGGTTTCATAAGGGGTTTCAATTATGAAACAGCAGCAGCACCGCCAACGATTTCCGAGATTTCTCGGGTAATCGCCGCTTGACGCAGCTTGTTATAAACCAACTGTAAATCGTTAATTAGGTCACCAGCATTATCTGTCGCCGCTTTCATCGCAACCATACGTGAGGACTGCTCAGAGGCAATGTTTTCCATTACCGCTTGATACACAATCGACTCAATATAGCGGCCAAGCAACTCATCAATCAATGTTTTGATATCAGGCTCGTAGATATAATCCCAGCTCAGTTCTGTTTGAATGCCGCTCTCTTCTTCACCAAACGCACTGTCTGGTAAAGGTACCAACTGATTGACAGTTGGCTTTTGGGTCATCGCATTAACAAACTTATTATAAACCACATAGATGCGGTCTATTTTACCGTTAGTATAATCGTCAAGCATCGCTTGAACCGGTGCGTTTATCTGCTCAAACGTTGGCTTATCACCATAATCGGTTACTGCCGAGGTCACTTTACCACCAAAGTTTTTGAAAAAACTCACACCTTTAGCGCCAATGACTGCAAACTCAGTTTGTACAGATTGATCTTGATACTGCTGGATACTCTTAGATAAAGCTTTGAATAAGTTAATATTCAAACCACCCGCCAGACCGCGATCAGAGGTAATGACAATATAGCCAACCTTATTGACTGGACGCGAGACCATATACGGATGTTTATAGTCTGATGAGGCATGCACCAAATGTGAAATAACCCGGCGCATACTATCAGCATACGGGCGACCCACTTCCATGCGCTCTTGGGCACGGCGCATTTTACTTGCCGCAACCATTTGCATAGCACGAGTAATTTTTTGGGTGCTTTTAATACTGGTGACTTTGGCACGTATCTCTTTTAAGCTTGCCATAATGATTCCAATATAAGAGGGTTAAAAAGCATTGGCGCATGCGACAATTATTTAGTATATAACATCGATCTAACAGATTAATGTTATATATTTTGTGCATGACGCGATCTAATACCGTCAATGGTTAGAATAGTGGCGCTACTGTCTTAATAAAAAAATACAAGACAATGCGCCACTTTATCAGCCATCAAAGACAGCCATAACCAATTCGGCTTAACCCGTTAAATTAATAACTGTGATTTTGTTTAAAGGTCTCTAAAGATGACTTCAAACGACCTGCGATATCATCATTATAATTCGCAGTATCATCAATCTCACGCATCAATTCACTTTGCTCATCATGCATATAGCGTAAGTAAGCTTCTTCAAAAGAACCGATTTTTTCGACAGGAACGTCCGCTAAAAAGCCTTCATTCGATGCATAGATAACTGCAGCTTGCTCAGAGATTGACATTGGCTGATACTGCTTCTGCTTCATCAATTCAGTCACACGCTCACCATGATCAAGCTGTTCGCGAGTCGCGTCATCAAGATCTGATGCAAACTGAGCAAAGGCGGCCAGTTCACGATACTGAGCTAGTGCAGTACGGATACCACCAGATAGCTTCTTGATGATCTTAGTCTGAGCTGCCCCGCCCACACGAGATACCGAGATACCAGCGTTAACTGCTGGACGGATACCTGAGTTGAATAGGCTTGATTCTAAGAAAATCTGACCATCGGTGATTGAAATCACGTTAGTCGGTACGAATGCAGATACGTCACCAGCTTGGGTTTCAATAATTGGCAGTGCGGTTAAAGAACCGGTTTTACCAACTACTTCACCATTAGTGAACTTTTCTACGTACGCCGCGTTTACGCGTGATGCACGCTCAAGTAAACGTGAATGTAAATAGAATACATCACCAGGATACGCTTCACGACCTGGCGGACGACGTAGCAATAGTGAAATTTGACGATAAGCAACGGCTTGTTTTGATAAGTCATCAAATACAATCAGTGCGTCTTCACCGCGGTCACGGAAGTATTCGCCCATCGTACAACCTGAATACGGTGCGATATACTGTAGTGCTGCAGGCTCTGATGCTGATGCGACCACAACCGTGGTATATGCTAATGCACCAGTTTGCTCAAGCTTGCGTACGACGTTTGCAATGGTAGAACGTTTCTGACCGATTGCGACGTATACACACTTGATACCAGATGATTTCTGCGCGATGATCGCATCGATAGCCATCGCGGTTTTACCCGTCTGACGGTCACCAATGATAAGCTCACGCTGACCACGACCAATTGGAATCATAGTATCAACGGCTTTATAACCCGTCATTACTGGTTGATCTACTGACTGACGATCAATAACGCCTGGGGCGATTTTTTCGACTTTGTCAGTCATTTTGGCATCGATAGGACCTTTGCCATCAATAGGATTTCCCAAGGCGTCAACAACACGACCTAGCAGCTCAGGACCTACTGGTACTTCAAGAATACGACCAGTACAATAGGCTTTTTGACCTTCTTGCAGCTTTAGGTAATCACCAAGTACTACCGCGCCGACAGAATCACGCTCTAAGTTAAGCGCCATTCCATAGATTTCGCCTTCAAACTCAATCATTTCGCCGTACATGGCATCTTCAAGACCATGAATCTGCACGATACCGTCAGATACTTTGACAATCGTGCCTTCATTCTTTGCAGTTGCACCCGCATCAAGGTCTTGAATACGCTGCTTAATCAGGTTACTGATTTCCGCTGGATTCAATTGTTGCATTGCCTTGTTTCCTTTAATTTATGATAACCCGCCCACTGACTTAAATGCTCTTACTTTCACGCAAATCATAGATGACTGCGCTGGTAAATGGCATTAGGCCGTTAGCTGTGTTTTTAACTGTTGTAACTTGCCGCGCATCGAATCATCAATGATTTTGTCACCGACTTTGATGGTAGCGCCTGCCAATAGACTTGGATCGACCGACTCATGAATCACCACACTAGCATTTAACGATGCAGCAAGGCGCGTTTGAAGCATTTCACGCTGAGCGTCAGTCAATGGATAGGCAGAGGTCACGTAAGCATCAAGCTGCTTTAAGCTTATTGCCTTGTGGCGGCGATAATGCTCATAAACTTCAGGAAGCAGCGCCAGACGCTCTTGCTGCGCCAACTGCTTAATAAAATTATTGAGCGCTGGTGACACTTTAGGATAGCTAATACTATTACCATAACGAGAGCCTTTGCTCTCGCCTAGTAGCTGTTTAAAAGCAGAGTCGCTATCACCAGCCACTTGTGAGTCATAAAGATCAACCAAAGCAGCTGACTTATGCTCAGCCGTAACGGCTGGATTTTCTAGCCATGTACGGAACGCTTTGTCATTGACAATTGCACTGGCGACAAACAAGAAATTTTCCCACTCGTTTACGGCCCCGTTTTCGTTGGCATAGTCAAACGCGGCTTTAGCGTAGGGTCGTGCTAAGGTTGATAAGTCAGCCATTATATCCTCACAGTTACAGCTTTGCCGCCAGTTGGTCTAACATACTGGCATGTTTTTGCACATCGACTTTGTCTTGCAAAATCTTTTCTGCACCAAGTACAGCCAGTTCAGCAACTTGGGCACGTAATGATTCACGCGCTTGATTGATTTCTTGGTCGATAGACGCTTGCGCTTGTTGACGAATGCGCTCGCCTTCCACTTGGGCCTGCATTTTTGCATCTTCGACAAGCTGGTTAGCACTCTTGTTCGCTTGCTCGATTAAAGCAGCAGCTTTGGTCTTTGCAAGATCAAGCTCCTGCTGGACGTCTTGCTCAGCGGTTGCCAGATCTGCTTTTGCTTTTTCTGCGGCATTCAGGCCTTCAGCAATTTTACGCTGACGCTCATTGATGGCACCAATAAGTGGTGGCCACACGAATTTCATGCAGAACATCACAAAGATTGCAAAAGCAATGGCTTGACCGATGAGGGTAGAATTGATATTCACGTGATCACCTCTTTGTTAATGAAAAATCAGTTTCATTGATCATATTTGATAGCCAAACTTTGGCTATGGTTAAGATACAAACTTTGACTACCAAACATTTACAACTGAGCTTTCTGATTAACCTGCTAGAGGGTTAGCGAACAACAATAGCATAGCAATACCAACACCGATCATCGGAATAGCATCAAGAAGACCTGCTACGATGAACATACGAGTTTGCAGCTGTGAACCAAGTTCTGGCTGACGCGCAACGCCTTCTAGGAATTTACCACCTAGAATAGCAAAACCAATACCTGTACCTAGTGCACCTAAACCGATAAGTAGTGCTACTGCGATAACTGTGTAACCACCTAATACTGGATCCATGGATGTATCCTCATTTACCTATTGAATGTCTAATTAATGTTCAGTTGATGATGCAAGTGACATATAAACTATCGTCAGCATCATAAATACGAACGCTTGAAGTGTAATAATTAAGATGTGGAAAATAGCCCACGGTACTGATAACGCCCATTGAATCCAAAACGGCATTAGAGCAATCAGTATGAAAATCAACTCACCAGCATACATGTTACCGAATAGACGCAGACCTAAAGAGATAGGTTTCGCTATCAAAGTAACAAACTCTAAGATAAAGTTGATGGGTATTAAAATAATTTGTACGATAGGGTTTTTGGCACTAAACGGATGCAGTGTTAGCTCGCCAACAAAGCCGCCCAAACCTTTTTCCTTGATACTATAGAACAGAATCAATATAAAGACAGAAAAAGACATGCCAAGCGTAATATTAGGATCCGTCGTTGGAACGATCTTAAAGAACACATGATGTGGATCATGTCCCATCATTGCGCCGATTTGGCCAGCAATCATAGGAATAAAATCGACGGGTAGTAAATCCATCAAGTTCATTAAGAATATCCATACAAAGATAGTCAACGCCAAAGGCGCAATCAGCTTTGAGGTACCACTATACGAATCACGAACGTTGTTATCAACGAACTCAACGATCATCTCAACCGCGGCCTGAGTTTTACCCGGCACGCCTGAAGTGACTTTTCTAGCGACCATCCAGAAGATGGCGCAGAAAACAATGCCTAGACCAATTGACCAAAGCATAGAATCAAGGTGGATGGCTTTAAAGCCCATTGCACTAGCTTCTTCAGCAGTATAGGCAACTTTCCAGCCTTCGCCCGGCAGATAGCCGTACGTCCAGTTCGTTAAGTGGTGAGAGATATAGTCTGTTGTTGTTTGCTCGCCTGCCATAATGTCAGCTTCTTATTAATCAACGATTTAATCAACTACCAAAAATATGGTTGTCATCTGATGAGGTTTTAATGATCCTATTTGACCTGCTAGCAAGCCGATGAACCATGCTAAAGCGCTCATGTAATCAATAACATCCAACCCATAGTTCTATTACTAGTGCGCAATTTGATAACTTAAGATAAATTTTAGCTATCAAAAAAGGGCTTATGATGATTCAGTAATAGCCCTTGTATATGTACGCGAAATTATTATATCTGTGTTTACTTACTGCCGCGTTTCCACGATCGACGCTTAATACAGCGTTCATAAGCAAAATATTTAGCTGCCTATATTAATGCAGCGTTGTATTCGTGTAAAGTCAATTATGACTTTTTTATGCACTGTATGAATAAGTTAGCTACTATTAACGTTTACTAACATAGCTTTGCGTGATTAATTAAATTGTAAGAATTTAATTAGAGGCAATACTGATAGCTAATAATTGGCTATCGACTCCATTATCACACGCTATACTCATTTAAACGCTCATATCACAGTCTTTATGATCATTGGCGCTGTCTTTAGACAGTTTTGTATGTTTTGACTTTCTTATGAAATCAGTCATAGAGAAGCTGGACGGCAGGGTGACTTGCCTAGCACTATTAAGCACTCAACTATTGATATAGTCATCGTCTATTAATGCTAGCGTATATGCCACAACATCCAACTGTGACTAATTTGCATTACCATAAAACCGATAAATAGCGCAGGCGCAGATAGGGGTTGTACGGTAATAAAAATTAGTGCGAAACCAAACACAGTCAATAGCCATTTGGCCATTTGACCTCGATATAGCTGGCTAACAATGTGTTGGCGCGCGCGATATCCAGTGTACCAAAAGATAAAAAAAGCAAATACAGCTTGGGTTGCAAAACTGAGTAGCGCACCAATAGCGGCGCTTTTTGCGACAGTAAGCTCACTATGTAGCCAACTGGTATCTAAAGCCCAAGCAATAATAATAAGGATAAATAATATCCACGCTTGGCGTTTGATATAGATGCCAATTTTATCTTTTTGTGTGCGTTTGGCAGGCTTGGTCATCGGTAATGCAATCCTATAGCCTTACAGCATTGGGATAAGGTAGCAATATAACATCGTCGCGACACTTTTATCCGTGAACGGCTCACTCTACAGGTGTTACCTTTTAACCAAAATAAAACGCCACTTATTATAAGGGGCATACCACCGTTAAGCAAGAAAAATATACCTTTTATCAGTGACCTAGCTGAATCACTCATAGACATCATAGTTACTGACCAATGGATAACACCCAAAGTATGACTACATAATGGCTGCTCAAGCGTTGCAAGCCACTATGGTTAATCAGTTATCCTACGATATACATTGATAGAT is a genomic window of Psychrobacter cibarius containing:
- a CDS encoding F0F1 ATP synthase subunit epsilon produces the protein MATLQCRVVSAREELYSGEISMLIATGTEGEIGVLPGHTPLITLLKPGAMRVQTPNGEEEVIYVSGGVLEVQPKMVTVLADTAMRAHNLDESKIVEARKKAEQMLVNQSDTVQTNAALASLAESVAQLQTIRKYKNRA
- a CDS encoding ATP-binding protein produces the protein MSLVSSLKHSIFVRIYAGLLIVCLCVALFAQLLMDTINKERVQSYRENMATGAFHLVSEGIAHQESEEQREYWLSDASSLFGSEFKVLPIDEVDFNASELRRFENGNTVVRYTEQPVYADVYYRLPDNQSVLTARISQVTEQQVRAIAVFLLDDLSYYVTLSDKRARLAELEKKFSFPLEFKAVNTLDLDTDQLARLRRDEVVISLQDTNSSKSNSAIRVVVPSEINDMAILIGPVPLFNWFPLNLIISMILISMFLISLGVYALIFPLERKLQLIQVGVNEVSKGNLESQVQVIGQDEIARLAATFNAMTSHIKRLIESQRELTRAVSHELRTPVARIRFAVDMLADTDDEDSRFMQRDFIDEDIEALNGLIDEILTYAKLEEGSPKLDLEPVNLRELLEQIERETNALGKPIKIVTKLPNAKVTAVADRRYLHRVIQNLAGNALRYAETTIIISAGVRKGNAFVSVEDDGHGIPEADREKVFIPFSRLDDSRTRASGGYGLGLSIVSRIAFWFNGSMKVDESRELGGARFVMTWPIKPLTQILAADELTQEKSERGFEDK
- the atpD gene encoding F0F1 ATP synthase subunit beta — its product is MSSGRIVQIIGAVLDVEFNRSEVPQIYDALQVDGTETTLEVQQQLGDGIVRTIAMGSTEGLKRNLTVTNTGAPIAVPVGIGTLGRIMDVLGRPIDEEGPVEADEKWSIHREAPSYADQSNSTELLETGIKVIDLLCPFAKGGKVGLFGGAGVGKTVNMMELINNIALKHEGLSVFAGVGERTREGNDFYHEMQEAGVVNTEDFSKSKVAMVYGQMNEPPGNRLRVALSGLTMAEYFRDTKDPATGKGRDVLLFVDNIYRYTLAGTEVSALLGRMPSAVGYQPTLAEEMGMLQERITSTQSGSITSVQAVYVPADDLTDPSPATTFAHLDATVVLSRDIASQGIYPAVDPLDSTSRQLDPLVIGEEHYNVARGVQEILQRYRELKDIIAILGMDELSEEDKLVVYRSRKIQRFLSQPFHVAEVFTGAPGKYVPLRDTIASFKAIIAGEYDDLPEQAFYMAGGIDEVVAKAEKMKSTAA
- a CDS encoding response regulator, with protein sequence MTTNEEDNTPRILIVEDDERLAMLTQDYLVKNGLEVAIETDGNRAIRRIVSEQPDLVVLDVMLPGSDGLTVCREVRPHYQNPILMLTARTEDMDQVLGLEMGADDYVAKPAQPRVLLARIRALLRRSENAPSEDVPQRLEFGELVIDNGGRSVNLGDELVDFTSAEYDLLWLLASNAGRILSREDIFERLRGIEYDGQDRSIDVRISRIRPKIGDDPENPKRIKTVRSKGYLFVKEGN
- the atpG gene encoding F0F1 ATP synthase subunit gamma, giving the protein MASLKEIRAKVTSIKSTQKITRAMQMVAASKMRRAQERMEVGRPYADSMRRVISHLVHASSDYKHPYMVSRPVNKVGYIVITSDRGLAGGLNINLFKALSKSIQQYQDQSVQTEFAVIGAKGVSFFKNFGGKVTSAVTDYGDKPTFEQINAPVQAMLDDYTNGKIDRIYVVYNKFVNAMTQKPTVNQLVPLPDSAFGEEESGIQTELSWDYIYEPDIKTLIDELLGRYIESIVYQAVMENIASEQSSRMVAMKAATDNAGDLINDLQLVYNKLRQAAITREISEIVGGAAAVS
- a CDS encoding ATP-binding protein → MTTPKSQPRRKGRFTRSYSNTWLTTLMVSFIVLISVSLSILFFWRSLYLPELKNHARYLTSELQLMNSVNKDWKNRPEVRQWIYQHSHVVVVNNPNDFPAVSDKAFVGVFTDVLQREIGAQLGRPVEVYFKFKPTPQLWVQDSRDDSFWIREPVVYYSQYSPALLVLFLIGLPILSLLTIILLARQLNRPLRYLQRAATNYIRLSHATTLPTQKGPTEIRQVNMAFNRLFTTLNQAQKERTIMLAGISHDLRTPLTRMRLTAEMLPDDFFREGLIYDIEDMDAILEQFISFMKDGSDEPVSLTNLDTIFNEIMVQFAPMEFIYQSECHKVVPVRPMSIKRLVINLVNNAKRYGKPPIYLSATVVPTFIETIEEEDSDVVSENVVNREAQEQLLICVRDCGDGVAEDQLERIMQPFERGETARTTQGSGLGLAIVDRIARLHHGTVEAINHPDGGLQVCVRIPLLSKVAGDTTMANDTEKMPVFNDKTWNKED